A single genomic interval of Schistocerca americana isolate TAMUIC-IGC-003095 chromosome 2, iqSchAmer2.1, whole genome shotgun sequence harbors:
- the LOC124595382 gene encoding uncharacterized protein LOC124595382 — protein sequence MMKTLVIVLLLAAAGSATVAQYARYEEVVRNPKETDLLYGSTLGPRNETWYFTTAATLTSIIIPSQISFCGSGPLANGMYDEAVDLFVYETKLASSAAAVQTYLVASGSFKGAASYGQELDIPLWNSTLSRAPRVLSYINPSSGYKYTLNIVFKTTGIYPWYTSRSLSTYSIVHAGTNVAGIAIGLSYALG from the exons CAACAGTGGCGCAGTACGCACGCTACGAGGAGGTGGTGCGCAACCCCAAGGAAACGGACCTGCTGTACGGCTCCACCTTAGGACCTCGCAACGAGACGTGGTACTTCACCACCGCAGCCACCCTAACGTCCATCATCATCCCATCGCAGATCAGCTTCTGCGGCTCAG GTCCATTGGCGAATGGAATGTACGACGAGGCGGTTGACCTTTTCGTGTACGAGACGAAACTCGCGAGCAGTGCGGCCGCGGTGCAGACGTACTTGGTAGCGTCTGGCTCCTTCAAGGGCGCCGCCAGCTACGGCCAGGAGCTGGACATCCCGCTATGGAACTCCACACTCAGTCGTGCTCCACGTGTCCTGAGTTACATCAACCCCAGCAGCGGCTACAAGTACACGCTCAACATCGTCTTCAAGACGACCGGCATATACCCGTGGTACACGTCGAGGTCTCTGTCCACCTACTCCATCGTCCATGCTGGGACGAATGTAGCTGGTATTGCTATCGGACTGTCGTACGCTCTTGGCTAA